A region of Actinobacillus porcitonsillarum DNA encodes the following proteins:
- the pyrH gene encoding UMP kinase, with protein sequence MSNPIYKRILLKLSGEALQGEEGFGIDPSILDRMALEIKELIEMGVEVGVVIGGGNLFRGAKLAKAGMNRVVGDHMGMLATVMNGLAMRDALHRAEVNAKLMSAFQLNGICDTYNWSEAIKMLREKRVVIFSAGTGSPFFTTDSAACLRGIEIEADVVLKATKVDGVYDKDPAKFADAKLYNQLTYAEVIDKELQVMDLAAFTLARDHAMPIRVFNMGKPGALREVVTGTTEGTIIA encoded by the coding sequence ATGAGCAACCCTATTTATAAACGCATTTTATTAAAATTAAGTGGCGAAGCTTTACAAGGCGAAGAAGGCTTTGGTATCGATCCTTCAATCTTAGATCGTATGGCTCTTGAAATTAAAGAGTTAATCGAAATGGGTGTTGAAGTGGGAGTCGTTATCGGTGGCGGTAACTTATTCCGTGGGGCAAAATTAGCTAAAGCAGGAATGAATCGTGTTGTTGGCGACCATATGGGGATGCTTGCTACTGTAATGAATGGCTTAGCAATGCGTGATGCGTTACACCGTGCAGAGGTGAATGCGAAACTTATGTCTGCATTCCAATTAAACGGGATTTGCGATACTTATAACTGGTCTGAAGCGATCAAAATGTTACGTGAAAAACGCGTTGTGATTTTCTCAGCAGGAACAGGTAGTCCATTCTTTACGACCGATTCAGCGGCTTGCTTACGTGGTATCGAAATTGAAGCCGATGTTGTCTTAAAAGCAACAAAAGTAGATGGCGTGTATGACAAAGATCCAGCTAAATTTGCTGATGCGAAATTATACAATCAATTAACTTATGCCGAAGTCATTGATAAAGAATTGCAAGTTATGGATTTAGCAGCCTTTACTTTAGCACGTGACCACGCAATGCCAATTCGTGTATTTAATATGGGTAAACCGGGTGCGTTACGTGAAGTTGTAACAGGCACAACCGAAGGCACAATTATTGCTTAA
- a CDS encoding phosphoethanolamine transferase, protein MQNKKLFGIFFALGLAIFASFFMLKGSGFFEHPSVPEVILGAILIITLASSKWTYYLLLLPITLGYMFYTPIGLAFGRPTYQYIASVFATDMMESKEFLQQLDPLNIVIAIAMLLAVIFYRKITNILDIKPLRNKSFVLFAILFGLYYLAPLKFFHVFYDESMKVKKELDVLNHLSIESKWGSSTLSANAKYDDYVLIIGESARKDYHHAYGYPAENTPFMSHAKGTLIDGFTSGGTNTIASLKLMLTKPNTQTWEGNYELSMIDLIKSAGIKTYWISNQGYLGQFDTPISSLANKSDVKIFTKAGDSLNQNISDFELLPKFVQTIEQPATQKRFIVLHLYGSHPITCDRLTDYPKMFDDEKLPKKFFNVNCYVSSIKKTDEVIQRVYEALEKNKASTGRSFSMIYFSDHGLSHDISEDNITIHNSSGKSKLHYDIPLFKISSDDTQRNEYHVFKSGLNFTDGIGKWIGIENPLLNKDVDLFSNQPDKDDYGLKKIIEEIKAPLDPAIIIPQ, encoded by the coding sequence ATGCAAAATAAGAAACTTTTTGGGATATTTTTCGCACTGGGCTTAGCCATTTTTGCAAGTTTTTTTATGCTCAAAGGCTCTGGTTTTTTTGAGCATCCTAGCGTCCCCGAAGTTATTTTAGGAGCCATTTTAATCATAACGTTAGCAAGTTCTAAGTGGACTTATTACTTGCTATTATTACCAATTACATTGGGGTATATGTTTTATACCCCGATCGGTCTTGCTTTTGGTCGTCCTACTTACCAATATATCGCTTCTGTATTTGCGACCGATATGATGGAAAGTAAAGAATTTCTCCAACAGCTTGATCCTCTCAATATCGTGATTGCGATTGCGATGCTATTAGCGGTCATTTTTTATCGAAAAATTACCAATATATTGGATATTAAACCTTTGAGAAATAAAAGCTTTGTACTCTTTGCGATTCTCTTTGGTTTGTATTACCTCGCTCCACTTAAGTTCTTTCATGTTTTTTATGATGAAAGTATGAAAGTGAAGAAAGAGCTGGATGTTTTAAATCATCTTTCCATTGAGTCAAAATGGGGATCTTCTACACTTTCTGCTAATGCAAAATACGATGATTATGTCTTAATTATTGGCGAAAGTGCGAGAAAAGATTATCACCACGCTTATGGCTATCCGGCAGAGAATACGCCATTTATGAGCCATGCTAAAGGCACGCTGATTGACGGATTTACATCTGGTGGCACAAATACAATCGCCTCATTAAAACTCATGCTAACCAAGCCAAATACGCAAACATGGGAAGGCAACTATGAGCTTTCGATGATCGACCTCATTAAATCAGCTGGTATTAAAACGTACTGGATTTCAAATCAAGGGTATTTAGGGCAATTTGATACACCGATTTCATCTCTAGCCAATAAGAGCGACGTCAAAATCTTCACAAAGGCTGGCGATTCGCTCAACCAAAATATCAGCGATTTTGAATTGTTACCCAAGTTCGTTCAGACCATTGAACAACCTGCAACACAAAAACGCTTTATTGTCTTACATTTATATGGTTCTCATCCTATTACTTGCGACCGTTTAACGGATTACCCAAAAATGTTTGATGATGAAAAACTGCCGAAGAAATTTTTTAACGTAAACTGTTATGTTTCTTCCATCAAAAAAACTGATGAGGTCATTCAACGTGTTTATGAAGCCTTAGAGAAAAATAAAGCCTCGACTGGGCGTTCTTTTTCGATGATTTATTTTTCTGATCACGGTTTATCCCATGATATTTCGGAAGATAACATCACTATTCACAACAGTAGCGGCAAGAGTAAATTACATTACGATATCCCTCTGTTTAAAATTTCAAGCGACGATACACAAAGAAATGAATACCATGTTTTTAAATCGGGGCTCAACTTTACGGATGGCATTGGAAAATGGATCGGGATTGAAAACCCATTATTAAATAAAGACGTTGATTTATTTAGTAATCAACCGGATAAAGATGATTATGGATTGAAAAAAATCATTGAAGAAATCAAGGCACCACTCGATCCAGCAATCATTATTCCTCAATAA